Proteins from one Chitinophaga oryzae genomic window:
- a CDS encoding RagB/SusD family nutrient uptake outer membrane protein: MKKKYIYIPALMALMAGWSSCADKWVDTKPNGAPSTAFFWQSDNDLRKATAAMYVEMKNESTWGRDLFWVQDASDDLIVGRTKADGENIKNFIPSGREGYLTSGWQDLYKIINRANQAIENIPKAINVSDEVRKRSLGEAYFMRGFAHFWLAYMYGHKDQGVPFDGPENAEFGKRIPPQLRSVTDNYAQVISDLQKAADMLPLFETYGDADKGRAHKAAAWGYMVKAYAYWAQFDKSKWQPVPALCDKIRDEGHRALITGKATNRENYQAVFRVANNWSSEYIWSVNSSIQGGSEFPGVILENKGWGKYNGWGYFQPTEELYDEYEANDPRREVTILKFGDEFTYIGQKMKYSSTNSLSGFQINKYMEPYGYGSNGDMASNTFASSNPDYPTTALNLPLMRYAEVLLFKAEALIQLGRGGEAAAPLNEVRARVGLAAIANPTMADLKHERRVELACEWTDRFHDLKRWGDYDKINAPLHGRIHANRQDPASPYTIQVVWPARKFNPANHMAWPISPDEIARTNGLYKQTPGW, translated from the coding sequence GCTGATGGCCGGCTGGAGCTCGTGCGCAGACAAATGGGTGGACACCAAGCCTAACGGCGCGCCTTCTACCGCTTTCTTCTGGCAGAGCGATAACGACCTGCGTAAAGCTACTGCCGCCATGTACGTGGAAATGAAAAACGAAAGTACCTGGGGCCGTGACTTGTTCTGGGTACAGGATGCCAGCGACGACCTGATCGTAGGCCGTACCAAGGCAGATGGTGAAAATATCAAGAACTTCATCCCGAGCGGCCGTGAAGGTTACCTGACCTCTGGCTGGCAGGACCTCTACAAGATCATCAACAGGGCCAACCAGGCCATTGAAAATATCCCGAAGGCCATCAATGTGTCAGATGAAGTACGGAAACGTTCCCTCGGCGAAGCTTATTTTATGCGTGGTTTCGCGCATTTCTGGTTAGCCTATATGTACGGTCACAAAGACCAGGGCGTTCCGTTTGACGGACCGGAAAATGCGGAATTTGGCAAACGTATACCACCGCAGCTGCGCTCTGTAACAGACAACTATGCACAGGTGATCAGCGATCTGCAGAAAGCGGCAGACATGCTGCCGTTGTTTGAAACGTATGGAGACGCCGATAAAGGCCGCGCACACAAAGCGGCTGCATGGGGCTATATGGTGAAAGCCTATGCTTACTGGGCGCAGTTTGATAAATCGAAATGGCAGCCGGTACCGGCATTGTGCGATAAGATCCGCGATGAAGGCCACCGCGCGCTCATCACCGGAAAAGCTACCAACCGTGAAAACTACCAGGCTGTTTTCCGGGTGGCCAACAACTGGTCTTCTGAATACATCTGGTCTGTTAACTCCAGCATCCAGGGCGGCTCTGAATTCCCGGGCGTGATCCTGGAAAACAAAGGCTGGGGTAAATACAATGGCTGGGGCTATTTCCAGCCGACAGAAGAACTGTATGACGAATATGAAGCCAACGATCCGCGCCGCGAAGTGACCATCCTGAAATTCGGCGATGAATTCACCTATATCGGCCAGAAGATGAAGTATTCTTCCACCAACAGTTTGTCAGGTTTCCAGATCAATAAATACATGGAGCCTTATGGCTACGGTTCCAACGGCGATATGGCCAGCAATACATTTGCCAGCTCTAACCCGGATTATCCTACCACGGCGCTCAATCTGCCGCTGATGCGTTATGCGGAGGTGCTGCTGTTCAAAGCAGAAGCGCTTATCCAGCTGGGCCGCGGTGGTGAAGCTGCTGCGCCGCTCAACGAGGTAAGGGCCCGTGTGGGCCTGGCTGCTATCGCGAATCCTACGATGGCCGATCTGAAGCATGAACGCCGCGTGGAGCTGGCCTGTGAATGGACAGACCGTTTCCATGATCTGAAGAGATGGGGCGACTATGACAAGATCAATGCACCGCTGCACGGCCGTATCCATGCCAACCGCCAGGACCCTGCTTCTCCCTATACCATACAGGTGGTTTGGCCTGCCCGTAAATTTAATCCGGCCAACCATATGGCATGGCCTATCAGCCCGGATGAAATTGCCCGTACCAACGGTCTCTACAAACAAACACCCGGCTGGTAA
- a CDS encoding anthrone oxygenase family protein, translated as MLFFLLVITAVTAALMAGLFYAYSCSVNPGLGRLPDAAYLAAMQSINRAILNPVFFVGFMGPVFLLPLSTWLVFREGTPPAGWWLLAAAVTYLLGVFGVTMGGNVPLNNALDKVALEDSAALAAHRERFERPWNRLNTVRTVCAIATVTLVIVACLKASL; from the coding sequence ATGCTATTTTTTCTACTGGTCATAACCGCCGTGACGGCCGCGCTGATGGCGGGCCTGTTTTACGCCTACTCCTGTTCGGTCAATCCCGGCCTGGGCCGTTTGCCGGATGCTGCTTACCTGGCGGCGATGCAGTCTATTAACCGGGCTATTCTCAACCCGGTGTTTTTCGTGGGATTTATGGGGCCGGTATTTTTGCTGCCATTGAGCACCTGGCTGGTGTTCCGGGAGGGGACGCCGCCGGCGGGATGGTGGTTGCTGGCCGCTGCGGTGACTTACCTGCTGGGTGTTTTCGGCGTGACGATGGGAGGCAATGTGCCGTTGAACAATGCGCTGGACAAAGTGGCGCTGGAAGACAGCGCTGCGCTGGCCGCACACCGCGAGCGTTTTGAGCGTCCCTGGAACCGGCTGAATACCGTTCGTACGGTGTGTGCCATTGCTACGGTGACGCTGGTGATCGTTGCCTGTTTGAAGGCTTCACTTTAA
- a CDS encoding TIGR03118 family protein, which yields MSALFKKQPAAAKSAGTPPKFFHAGMAATVISFLLTVTSCHKGDPHQACVQCDCLGNTYKQTNLVADTNGYNAGRIDRRLRNAWGIAVGSTGAFRISAAGNGASVVYDKNGATLRPPVFIPSPLGKNPGSPTGVVFNNTTSFKGARFIFATEDGAIVSWTSGDTAVIQANRAAFNAVYKGIALASDSGKQYIYATNFHNGTIDVFDSAYHYINTKPFRDPTVPAGFAPFNIRNIEGVLFVTYAKQGPGKKEDQAGPGYGYVNIYRPNGTLVRRFASGGTLNSPWGITQGCSGTWPFNDGVILIGNFGDGHINAYSAGGTYLGQLQKGNGPVIIDGLWALESNLPSAPNQLFFTAGPDDEKHGLFGYLRKN from the coding sequence ATGAGTGCATTGTTTAAAAAACAGCCGGCAGCGGCAAAATCTGCCGGAACACCCCCAAAATTTTTTCATGCCGGCATGGCGGCCACTGTCATCAGCTTTCTGCTGACGGTCACCAGCTGTCATAAAGGAGATCCCCATCAGGCCTGCGTTCAGTGCGACTGCCTGGGTAACACCTATAAACAAACCAATCTCGTGGCGGACACGAATGGTTACAATGCCGGACGTATAGACCGGCGTCTGCGCAATGCCTGGGGCATCGCTGTGGGTTCCACCGGCGCTTTCCGGATTTCCGCTGCCGGCAACGGCGCCAGCGTGGTCTACGATAAAAACGGCGCCACTCTCAGACCACCGGTATTTATCCCTTCGCCCCTGGGCAAAAATCCAGGCTCTCCCACCGGCGTGGTGTTCAACAACACTACCAGCTTCAAAGGGGCCCGTTTTATTTTTGCCACGGAGGATGGCGCCATCGTATCCTGGACATCCGGCGACACTGCGGTGATACAGGCCAACCGTGCGGCTTTCAATGCCGTTTACAAAGGCATCGCGCTGGCATCCGACAGCGGCAAACAATACATCTATGCCACCAATTTCCACAACGGCACTATCGATGTATTTGATTCCGCTTACCATTATATCAACACCAAACCCTTCCGCGATCCGACGGTCCCTGCAGGTTTTGCGCCGTTCAATATCCGGAACATCGAAGGCGTGCTTTTCGTTACCTACGCAAAACAGGGCCCCGGCAAAAAAGAGGATCAGGCAGGGCCGGGCTACGGATATGTGAACATCTACAGACCTAATGGCACCCTCGTCAGAAGGTTCGCCTCCGGCGGCACCCTCAACTCACCATGGGGCATCACCCAGGGCTGCTCCGGCACATGGCCGTTCAATGACGGCGTAATTCTCATCGGTAATTTCGGCGACGGTCATATCAATGCCTACAGCGCAGGAGGAACTTATTTGGGACAGCTGCAGAAAGGCAACGGCCCTGTTATCATAGACGGTTTGTGGGCACTGGAAAGCAACCTGCCCTCCGCTCCCAACCAGCTGTTCTTTACAGCCGGCCCCGATGATGAGAAACACGGTTTGTTTGGTTATCTCCGGAAAAACTAA
- a CDS encoding tetratricopeptide repeat-containing sensor histidine kinase, whose translation MRFFSVSCDQCFKNILCWLVPLLLTLPLACNHTGNGNADHPAYFQPVFQRTDLLVPGPAAFRILDSIYAKFPDPGPLDLVWKYRYKLDYYWMNQVDRYRGRIYIDSILKVLSGKTNRPGYAAEYGRALIFLGDINRDEGKLDNALSLYYEGRTFIERTKDTCALGEYSAKLAMVYYQQRKYDMAIPYFKNAFAELGACREKTFYRFSYQQGELDNIALCFDRLDNKDSALFYYDSALNYINLHKKPFLKVDSWAAFSMAAEGVVLGNKGDLLVRHGDTLAGEQLLRKSVTMNLVPGAEPKNAQINMAHLIDLKLAQKDFPEAKEWLQKLRASIEAVPDKGSELSWMELQSRYYEATGNLTNALVLLRNHRRMKDSLNIARDPFHAVDVNTQVNYLSGEMELDLLKKQNEIKNTYLSIMLLFTLMVVIIVVLIWQNWKRSRKQTAKLESLNRLISRQNEHLEKSLRALEQSQQDNTRMLKVVAHDLRNPVGNMISMADFLRSYGNITDPQNTEALYLIHQSGHMALELISNLLYMNVRGDIRKEQVEVDVALRYCIGLVKTKAGEKQQQIVVNLFQATVWASREKIWRVFSNLITNAVKFSPVGGVVEVSMEEEDAVVRITVRDNGIGIPDHLKGSIFNLSQDVKRRGTMGEESFGFGLAISKQIVDAHGGRIWFESEEGKGTEFVVELEKYDETNHR comes from the coding sequence ATGCGTTTTTTTTCTGTGTCCTGTGATCAGTGTTTTAAGAACATACTGTGTTGGTTAGTCCCATTGTTGTTGACTTTGCCGCTGGCATGTAACCATACCGGCAATGGTAACGCAGATCACCCCGCTTATTTTCAACCTGTCTTTCAGCGAACGGACCTGCTGGTGCCCGGTCCTGCCGCTTTTCGTATACTGGATTCCATCTACGCAAAGTTCCCTGATCCCGGTCCTCTGGACCTGGTATGGAAGTACAGGTACAAACTGGATTACTACTGGATGAACCAGGTGGACCGCTACCGGGGAAGGATATATATAGACAGCATCCTGAAGGTGCTTTCCGGCAAAACCAACCGGCCGGGATATGCCGCTGAATATGGCAGGGCCCTGATTTTTCTGGGAGATATCAACAGGGACGAAGGTAAACTGGACAATGCGCTGTCATTGTATTACGAAGGCAGGACGTTTATTGAACGCACCAAAGATACCTGTGCATTGGGAGAATACAGCGCCAAGCTGGCGATGGTGTATTATCAGCAACGCAAGTACGACATGGCCATCCCTTATTTCAAAAACGCGTTTGCCGAACTGGGGGCCTGCCGGGAGAAAACATTTTACCGGTTTAGTTATCAGCAGGGAGAGCTGGACAATATCGCGCTGTGCTTTGACCGGCTGGACAACAAAGACAGCGCGTTGTTTTACTACGACAGCGCACTGAATTATATCAACCTGCATAAAAAACCTTTTCTGAAAGTGGATAGCTGGGCTGCTTTTTCAATGGCTGCAGAAGGGGTGGTGTTAGGTAATAAGGGCGACCTGCTGGTCAGGCACGGGGATACGCTCGCCGGTGAACAGTTATTAAGAAAGAGCGTTACCATGAACCTGGTGCCCGGTGCAGAGCCGAAGAACGCGCAGATCAACATGGCGCATCTGATCGATCTAAAACTGGCGCAGAAAGATTTTCCGGAAGCGAAGGAATGGTTGCAAAAACTGCGGGCATCGATTGAGGCAGTACCTGATAAAGGTTCTGAGTTATCCTGGATGGAATTGCAGTCCAGGTATTACGAGGCAACAGGCAACCTGACAAATGCTTTGGTGCTGCTGCGCAACCATCGGCGCATGAAAGATTCGCTGAACATTGCAAGAGACCCTTTTCATGCGGTGGATGTGAATACGCAGGTCAATTACCTGTCGGGCGAGATGGAATTGGACCTGCTGAAAAAGCAGAACGAAATAAAGAACACCTACCTGAGTATCATGTTGCTTTTTACGCTGATGGTGGTAATCATCGTGGTACTTATCTGGCAGAACTGGAAGCGGTCCAGGAAACAGACGGCTAAACTGGAAAGTCTGAACCGGCTGATCTCCCGGCAGAACGAGCATCTCGAAAAAAGCTTGCGGGCACTGGAACAGAGCCAGCAGGACAATACCCGTATGCTGAAAGTAGTAGCCCACGATCTCCGTAACCCGGTAGGGAATATGATATCCATGGCCGATTTCCTGAGAAGTTACGGCAATATCACAGATCCGCAGAATACAGAAGCATTGTATCTCATCCACCAGTCGGGCCACATGGCACTGGAGCTGATCAGTAACCTGCTGTATATGAATGTGCGGGGAGATATCAGGAAAGAGCAGGTAGAAGTGGACGTAGCCCTGCGCTATTGTATCGGCCTGGTAAAAACAAAAGCAGGGGAAAAACAACAGCAGATCGTTGTGAATCTATTCCAGGCCACAGTATGGGCCAGCCGCGAAAAAATATGGCGGGTATTTTCCAACCTTATTACCAACGCGGTGAAGTTCAGTCCTGTCGGCGGTGTGGTGGAAGTGTCCATGGAAGAGGAGGACGCCGTTGTCCGTATTACCGTCCGTGATAATGGTATCGGTATACCCGATCATCTGAAGGGAAGTATTTTTAATCTCTCTCAGGATGTAAAGCGCCGCGGTACTATGGGAGAAGAGTCCTTTGGTTTCGGGCTGGCAATTTCCAAACAGATTGTAGACGCCCACGGCGGCAGGATATGGTTTGAAAGCGAAGAGGGGAAAGGAACGGAGTTTGTTGTGGAGCTGGAGAAATATGATGAAACGAATCACCGGTAG
- a CDS encoding endo alpha-1,4 polygalactosaminidase has product MRTVYCILTFVLIGLFSFASCSKSEQPGGTNYGCDTSAPVMGAVNYRDELRNFIQEISSWARTRKPGFIVVAQNSTELLTTTGDTADPVMPDYLNALDGIGREELYYGYENHDNVMTPDDVTTEWVRFGKRAVANHLTVMATDYCSTPAYMTASYQRNEDNGFISFATPSRQLQTIPAGAPYQENANNINTLAEARNFLYLIYPNDQYISQLKATNYDVLVIDAFPPEGGAHTWTPSQINSLKVKNNGGKRLVLAYMSMGQAEDYRWYWNPDWLKNKPAWLGPTDSDWEGNYYVRYWMPEWKALIYGNANSYTQKIINAGFDGTYLDPVDASGYWENPE; this is encoded by the coding sequence ATGCGCACCGTATATTGTATCCTCACCTTTGTCCTGATTGGGCTGTTCAGTTTTGCATCCTGCAGCAAAAGCGAGCAGCCGGGCGGTACTAATTATGGTTGCGATACATCTGCTCCGGTAATGGGTGCAGTTAATTACAGGGATGAACTGCGCAACTTCATCCAGGAAATCAGCAGCTGGGCCCGCACACGTAAACCCGGCTTTATCGTGGTGGCGCAAAACAGTACCGAGTTGCTGACGACCACCGGCGATACCGCCGATCCGGTGATGCCGGATTACCTCAATGCCCTCGATGGCATCGGCAGGGAAGAACTGTATTATGGATATGAGAATCATGATAATGTCATGACACCCGATGATGTGACCACCGAATGGGTACGGTTTGGAAAACGTGCCGTCGCCAACCACCTTACGGTCATGGCCACCGATTACTGCAGCACTCCCGCCTATATGACCGCTTCCTATCAAAGAAATGAAGACAATGGATTTATTTCTTTTGCCACCCCCAGCCGCCAGCTGCAGACCATCCCCGCCGGTGCGCCGTACCAGGAAAATGCCAATAATATCAACACCCTGGCAGAGGCCAGGAATTTCCTTTACCTGATCTATCCGAACGACCAGTATATCAGCCAGCTGAAAGCCACCAACTACGACGTGCTGGTGATCGACGCTTTTCCGCCGGAGGGAGGCGCCCATACCTGGACTCCCAGCCAGATCAACTCCCTTAAAGTGAAGAATAATGGTGGTAAAAGGCTGGTGCTGGCCTATATGAGCATGGGACAGGCGGAAGATTACCGTTGGTACTGGAACCCGGACTGGCTGAAGAATAAACCCGCCTGGCTGGGCCCTACAGACAGTGACTGGGAAGGCAACTATTACGTCCGCTACTGGATGCCGGAATGGAAGGCCCTTATCTATGGCAATGCCAACTCCTATACACAAAAGATAATCAATGCCGGATTTGACGGTACTTATTTAGATCCGGTAGATGCGTCGGGATATTGGGAGAATCCGGAGTAG
- a CDS encoding PDDEXK nuclease domain-containing protein, whose amino-acid sequence MTANTSLIKQAVGLLEAARHQAAKQTNSLMVLTYFYLGYLIVEHEQKGQSKATYGASTIKHLSKVLCKRFGNGFSERNLEQIRAFFLIYKNRQKQVAIPQTVSAESAIQYKVQLENPALTAFPLSWSHYVLLCRIKEKNERSFYEIEATHSNWGVRELQRQINSSLFERLVLSKDKKKIQELARKGQIVEKPEDILKTHYILDFLGLEGKSNYTESDLEKAIIDKIEHFLLEMGKGFLFQGRQVRFSFDEENFFVDLVLYNRLLQCFVLIDLKIGKLRHQDIGQMQMYVNYYDRYVKVVHEKPTVGIIICKDKSDAVIEITLPKDNKTIFAKEYKLYLPTKAELKKIIE is encoded by the coding sequence ATGACCGCTAACACATCATTGATAAAGCAGGCTGTAGGTCTGTTAGAGGCAGCCAGGCATCAGGCTGCCAAACAAACCAATAGCCTGATGGTGCTCACCTATTTTTATCTCGGATATCTAATTGTCGAGCACGAACAAAAGGGGCAATCCAAAGCCACTTACGGGGCATCGACAATCAAACATCTGAGCAAGGTACTTTGTAAAAGGTTTGGCAATGGGTTTTCTGAAAGAAACCTGGAGCAGATCAGAGCCTTCTTTTTAATATACAAAAATCGCCAGAAACAAGTGGCAATTCCGCAGACAGTGTCTGCGGAATCTGCCATTCAATATAAAGTCCAGCTGGAAAATCCTGCGCTGACGGCTTTTCCGCTATCTTGGTCCCATTACGTCCTGTTATGCAGAATAAAAGAAAAAAATGAACGTTCATTCTACGAAATTGAGGCTACACATAGCAACTGGGGCGTAAGGGAGTTACAACGTCAAATCAACAGTAGTCTCTTTGAAAGGCTGGTTCTGAGCAAAGACAAAAAGAAAATACAAGAACTCGCCCGGAAGGGTCAAATAGTCGAAAAACCGGAAGATATTCTAAAAACTCATTATATATTAGATTTTTTAGGGCTGGAAGGAAAAAGTAACTATACAGAGTCTGATCTGGAAAAGGCTATCATCGACAAAATTGAACATTTTCTGCTTGAGATGGGAAAAGGTTTTCTTTTTCAGGGCAGACAAGTCAGGTTTTCTTTTGATGAAGAAAATTTTTTTGTAGATCTCGTTCTATATAATCGTCTCCTGCAATGCTTTGTATTAATTGATCTGAAGATTGGAAAGCTACGACATCAGGATATTGGTCAGATGCAGATGTATGTAAACTACTACGATCGATATGTAAAAGTTGTACATGAAAAGCCAACAGTCGGCATCATTATCTGTAAAGATAAAAGTGACGCAGTTATTGAAATTACTTTACCCAAAGACAATAAGACCATTTTCGCCAAAGAATACAAATTATACCTGCCAACAAAAGCCGAACTGAAAAAAATAATCGAATGA
- a CDS encoding DUF4236 domain-containing protein: MAAGIIRRFLSPLFYCVCFVLSVLWNRSIVSPKNLFVMGWSFRKSVSSGLFKVNFSKSGVSYSMGVKGARINLGPRGTYVNLNIHGINYRQRIARPVYPPPSPGPAPMPAEESNNIASADVDMLTDTDSQTFIKELNKKSTQVSYAKGAMLPMLLVVLAFLSVAFDRQEGVIKSDYLVYELALCMVCFIPLVRWLKKLDRKRLTMELHYDMDDKYRQVYDQFKIHFVTFSRSSKVWQYLNAQRTTDYKRNAGAGKIIRRAGIRGLSENRMPTPYFVTNVAIPWIALNNMELYFLPERLLIKRGSAFAAVFYKNLRLKGHRVDFVESEMLPPDARVVDYTWQYVNRSGGPDRRFNNNRKLPVCAYSEYTFTSDTGIFEIIATSKQSAMDDFADFIIKIGMLQAGMGGVLQ; the protein is encoded by the coding sequence ATGGCAGCCGGCATAATTCGCCGTTTCCTTTCGCCATTGTTTTACTGTGTATGTTTCGTTTTATCTGTCTTATGGAACCGTTCAATCGTTTCTCCAAAAAATCTGTTTGTTATGGGGTGGTCATTTCGTAAATCTGTAAGCTCGGGATTATTCAAAGTAAATTTTTCCAAAAGTGGTGTAAGTTATTCCATGGGTGTGAAGGGGGCACGTATCAACCTGGGGCCCAGGGGGACATATGTCAACTTAAATATCCACGGTATCAATTACCGGCAGAGAATAGCAAGGCCTGTTTATCCCCCGCCTTCTCCCGGACCGGCGCCAATGCCTGCTGAAGAAAGTAATAATATTGCTTCGGCCGATGTGGATATGTTAACAGACACCGACTCACAGACATTTATAAAAGAGCTGAACAAAAAGAGTACACAGGTTTCCTATGCCAAAGGAGCGATGTTACCGATGCTGCTGGTTGTTTTAGCGTTTTTGTCTGTTGCCTTCGACAGGCAGGAGGGGGTTATTAAGAGCGACTACCTGGTATATGAACTCGCCCTTTGTATGGTTTGTTTCATTCCGCTGGTCCGTTGGTTGAAGAAACTGGACAGAAAGCGGCTTACCATGGAACTTCATTATGACATGGATGATAAGTACCGGCAAGTGTATGACCAATTCAAAATCCATTTTGTTACATTTTCCCGGTCTTCAAAAGTCTGGCAGTATCTGAATGCGCAGCGAACGACAGATTACAAGCGAAATGCCGGCGCGGGTAAGATCATCAGAAGAGCGGGCATCCGGGGTTTGTCGGAGAACAGGATGCCCACACCGTATTTTGTTACGAATGTGGCCATTCCCTGGATCGCTTTGAACAACATGGAGCTGTATTTTTTGCCGGAGCGGTTACTGATAAAGCGTGGTAGCGCCTTTGCGGCGGTATTTTATAAGAATTTGCGGCTGAAGGGCCACCGTGTTGATTTTGTTGAATCGGAGATGCTGCCGCCCGATGCCAGGGTGGTCGATTATACCTGGCAGTATGTCAACAGGTCGGGAGGTCCGGACAGGCGTTTTAACAACAACCGGAAGCTTCCGGTATGTGCTTATTCTGAATATACATTTACATCAGATACCGGGATTTTTGAAATCATCGCTACATCGAAACAGTCGGCGATGGATGATTTTGCAGATTTTATTATAAAGATTGGCATGTTGCAGGCGGGAATGGGAGGGGTGTTACAATAA
- a CDS encoding tetratricopeptide repeat-containing sensor histidine kinase, translating into MRPSNIILLILFGSLCACNSYREHPQPIAVPTLKKGESFFNKNNDSAFYYFNLVATTATDSLEVAMAYTYMGIIQAYEGDHYGGQESLLKSLTYLDERKEKDQECLGSNYYELGNVCLNLKNYEAAIDYYRKALTLLKPPGDQAIALNGIAVTYQKKGDYDQAIDIYKSLLVKSKDEKIEYARILSNYARAKWMKDSTYPAGPELQQALKIRRDSNDIRGLNASYAHLSDYYSQSRPDSALYYAGKRYEKAREMNSPDDEVEALSKLITLSPTDLLKPYFIRYQYLTDSIQTAKNAAKNQFALIRYEAAKSKADNLQLQKDNAQRKTQLVIQRFILVLTVLFFLTAGIVLILRHRRRQQEMAIASQREIQENQLKTSQKVHDVVANGLYRIMTDLEHKTAMDKEDLLDKIEVLYERSRDISYDDPVSSQAPFYVKIDDLLASFGSDHVKVLVVSNSPVVWELVNAQIQHEVEHILQELMINMKKHSQADSVMIKFERQNGRVQIIYTDNGIGISSQVRYGNGLRNTENRIRSIGGKLTFEHPDKGVKIHISFPIDRLS; encoded by the coding sequence TTGCGTCCCTCAAACATCATCCTGCTTATCCTTTTCGGCAGTCTTTGTGCCTGCAATTCCTACCGGGAACACCCCCAGCCAATAGCTGTACCCACATTGAAGAAAGGTGAATCCTTCTTTAATAAGAATAACGACTCTGCTTTCTATTATTTTAATCTCGTGGCGACCACCGCCACAGACAGCCTGGAGGTTGCCATGGCCTATACTTATATGGGTATCATCCAGGCATACGAGGGAGATCACTATGGTGGGCAGGAAAGCCTGCTGAAATCCCTTACTTATCTCGATGAACGCAAAGAGAAAGACCAGGAATGTCTCGGTTCAAACTATTACGAATTGGGCAATGTCTGCCTTAATCTTAAAAATTATGAGGCCGCGATCGATTACTATCGCAAAGCGCTCACACTTCTAAAACCGCCGGGTGATCAGGCCATCGCCCTGAATGGTATAGCCGTTACTTACCAGAAGAAAGGCGATTACGACCAGGCGATCGACATATACAAGTCCCTGCTGGTTAAGAGTAAGGACGAGAAAATAGAATACGCCCGGATACTCTCTAACTATGCCAGGGCTAAATGGATGAAAGATTCCACTTATCCAGCCGGGCCTGAGCTGCAACAGGCGCTGAAGATCCGTAGGGATTCAAACGACATCAGGGGCCTCAATGCCAGTTATGCGCACCTGTCAGACTACTATTCGCAATCCCGGCCTGATTCCGCGCTGTATTATGCCGGTAAGAGGTATGAGAAAGCCAGGGAAATGAATAGCCCGGACGACGAAGTGGAAGCGCTTTCAAAACTTATTACACTTAGTCCCACCGATTTGTTGAAACCTTATTTTATCCGTTACCAATACCTGACGGACAGTATCCAGACGGCAAAGAACGCCGCCAAGAACCAGTTTGCATTAATCCGGTACGAAGCCGCCAAGAGCAAGGCCGACAATCTACAGCTGCAAAAGGACAATGCACAAAGGAAAACCCAGTTGGTGATACAACGGTTCATACTGGTCCTCACCGTCCTGTTTTTCTTGACCGCCGGAATTGTTTTAATCCTCCGCCACCGCAGGCGGCAGCAGGAGATGGCCATTGCTTCCCAGCGGGAAATACAGGAAAATCAGCTGAAAACCTCCCAGAAAGTGCATGACGTGGTGGCCAATGGCTTGTACCGCATTATGACAGACCTTGAGCATAAAACAGCTATGGACAAGGAGGATCTGCTGGATAAGATTGAGGTGTTGTATGAGCGGTCCCGCGATATCTCTTACGACGATCCTGTCAGCTCACAAGCCCCGTTTTATGTTAAAATAGATGATTTGCTGGCGTCCTTTGGCTCGGACCATGTCAAAGTGCTGGTCGTCAGCAATAGCCCTGTGGTCTGGGAGCTGGTCAATGCGCAAATACAACATGAAGTTGAACATATTCTGCAGGAATTGATGATTAACATGAAAAAACATAGCCAGGCCGATTCCGTGATGATAAAGTTTGAACGTCAAAATGGCCGGGTTCAAATTATATATACCGATAACGGTATCGGTATTTCTTCACAAGTTAGGTATGGGAACGGACTGCGGAATACGGAAAACCGTATCAGGAGCATTGGCGGGAAGCTTACATTTGAGCATCCTGATAAAGGAGTAAAAATTCATATTTCCTTTCCAATAGATCGTTTATCATGA